A genomic segment from Streptomyces antibioticus encodes:
- a CDS encoding DUF485 domain-containing protein, producing the protein MQSSNGRSHGDGDGPERPGDHHQSQGSAFVDAPTGVRYEDPWYDALASGWGEPGTGRAPTAEVPAARKEREDGAVAAAQVYLEVQRSAAFQEVRSRYRRFVGPAVAGFFLWYVGYVVTATAAPGFMARPVAGAVNVALLAGLGQFLSTFLLTWAYARHARLRRDRAALELRWDTQELTRGARGGVL; encoded by the coding sequence ATGCAGTCAAGCAACGGTCGTTCCCACGGCGACGGGGACGGTCCCGAGAGACCGGGCGACCACCATCAGAGCCAGGGTTCGGCGTTCGTCGACGCGCCGACAGGTGTGCGCTACGAAGACCCGTGGTACGACGCGCTCGCGTCGGGCTGGGGCGAGCCGGGCACCGGAAGGGCGCCGACGGCCGAGGTGCCGGCGGCGCGCAAGGAGCGGGAGGACGGGGCCGTGGCGGCGGCCCAGGTCTACCTGGAGGTGCAGCGCAGCGCGGCCTTCCAGGAAGTGCGCAGCCGGTACCGGAGGTTCGTGGGGCCGGCCGTCGCCGGGTTCTTCCTCTGGTACGTCGGGTACGTCGTGACCGCGACGGCGGCGCCGGGATTCATGGCGCGGCCCGTGGCCGGCGCGGTGAACGTGGCGTTGCTCGCGGGGCTCGGACAGTTCCTCAGCACGTTCCTGCTCACCTGGGCCTACGCCCGGCACGCCCGGCTGCGGCGGGACCGTGCCGCGCTGGAACTGCGCTGGGACACACAGGAGTTGACGCGGGGCGCGAGAGGCGGCGTTCTGTGA
- a CDS encoding solute symporter family protein, giving the protein MTGDHQTLALLLFSAFVAVTLGITTWVSRHRHGSEEEFYAGGRLFSPMENGFAIAGDYMSAASFLGISGLIALYGYDGLLYSVGFLVAWLVVLFLVAELVRNCGRFTLADVVAARMRERPVRIAAGTSSVTVSVLYLVAQMVGAGSLVALLLGNTSAAAQVWAVIGVGALMVIYVSLGGMRATTWIQIVKAVLLLAGTIVLTVLVLVRFHGDFDRLLLTAAERSGHGMAFLAPGLKYGGDWTARFDFMSLGLALVLGTAGLPHILSRFYTVPTARAARRSVVWSIGLIGGFYLMTIVLGFGAAAIVGTDAVRGSNAAGNTAVPLLALDLGGGADSTGGTVLFAVVAAVAFATILAVVAGITLASSASVAHDLYASLRRRGAKPRSEVAVARAAAVGIGVVAIALGLLARDLNVAFLVGLAFAVAASANLPVLLYSLFWRGFTTRGAVWAVYGGLVPALLLVVLSPVVSGSPESLFPGVDIQYFPLQNPGLVSIPLGFLAGWLGTVTSTEVADEAKHAETEVRSLTGAGAV; this is encoded by the coding sequence GTGACCGGCGACCACCAGACGCTCGCGTTACTGCTGTTCAGTGCCTTCGTCGCGGTCACCTTGGGGATCACGACGTGGGTGAGCCGGCACCGGCACGGTTCGGAGGAGGAGTTCTACGCCGGCGGGCGGTTGTTCTCGCCGATGGAGAATGGTTTTGCCATCGCGGGCGACTACATGTCGGCCGCCTCCTTCCTCGGGATCTCCGGGCTCATCGCCCTCTACGGCTACGACGGGCTGCTGTACTCGGTCGGCTTCCTGGTGGCCTGGCTGGTGGTGCTGTTCCTCGTCGCCGAACTGGTCCGCAACTGCGGGCGGTTCACGCTCGCCGACGTCGTCGCCGCGCGGATGAGGGAGCGGCCCGTGCGGATCGCGGCGGGAACTTCCTCGGTCACCGTGTCCGTTCTCTATCTGGTGGCGCAGATGGTCGGGGCGGGCAGCCTGGTCGCGCTGCTCCTCGGGAACACGAGCGCCGCGGCCCAGGTATGGGCGGTCATCGGGGTCGGTGCGCTCATGGTGATCTACGTGTCGTTGGGAGGGATGCGGGCCACCACATGGATCCAGATCGTCAAGGCGGTGCTGCTGCTCGCCGGCACGATCGTGCTCACGGTGCTCGTCCTGGTGCGCTTCCACGGTGACTTCGACCGGCTGCTGCTGACGGCGGCGGAGCGCAGCGGGCACGGGATGGCGTTCCTGGCACCGGGGCTGAAGTACGGCGGGGACTGGACGGCCCGTTTCGACTTCATGAGCCTGGGACTGGCGCTGGTGCTGGGCACGGCGGGACTCCCGCACATCCTGTCGCGCTTCTACACCGTGCCGACGGCCCGGGCGGCACGGCGGTCCGTCGTCTGGTCGATCGGGCTCATCGGCGGCTTCTACCTGATGACGATCGTCCTCGGCTTCGGGGCGGCGGCCATCGTCGGCACCGACGCCGTGCGGGGCTCCAACGCGGCGGGCAACACGGCGGTGCCGCTGCTCGCCCTGGACCTGGGCGGCGGCGCCGACTCCACCGGAGGCACGGTGCTGTTCGCGGTCGTGGCGGCCGTCGCCTTCGCCACGATCCTCGCGGTCGTCGCCGGCATCACCCTCGCCTCCTCGGCCTCGGTGGCGCACGACCTGTACGCCTCGCTGCGCCGCCGGGGCGCGAAGCCGCGCAGTGAGGTGGCGGTGGCGCGGGCGGCGGCCGTCGGGATCGGTGTCGTCGCGATCGCCCTCGGCCTGCTGGCCCGCGATCTCAACGTGGCCTTCCTGGTGGGGCTCGCGTTCGCGGTCGCGGCGTCCGCGAATCTGCCGGTCCTGCTGTACTCGCTGTTCTGGCGCGGCTTCACGACCCGGGGCGCCGTGTGGGCGGTGTACGGCGGGCTGGTGCCGGCCCTGCTGCTCGTCGTGCTGTCGCCGGTGGTGTCGGGCAGCCCCGAATCGCTCTTCCCCGGCGTGGACATCCAGTACTTCCCGCTCCAGAACCCCGGCCTGGTCTCGATCCCGCTCGGCTTCCTCGCGGGCTGGCTCGGCACCGTCACCTCCACCGAGGTCGCGGACGAGGCCAAGCACGCCGAGACCGAGGTGCGTTCGCTGACGGGAGCGGGGGCGGTGTAG
- a CDS encoding response regulator, whose amino-acid sequence MIQVLVVDDDTRVAQVNAAYVEKVPGFRVAAEAHDAAGALRQLELLPQVDLVLLDHYLPDETGLEVVQEMRRRGHQTDVIMVTAARDVATVQAAMRQGALQCLVKPFAFAGLRAKLEAYADLRRTLDGGGEAEQADVDRIFGALSASSEPGLPKGHSPTTAELVRQSLMNAEGPLSAQEIAERTGVSRQTAQRYLKLLERTGRARLTLRYGEAGRPEHRYTWATRP is encoded by the coding sequence ATGATCCAGGTCCTGGTCGTGGACGACGACACCCGGGTCGCCCAGGTCAACGCCGCCTACGTCGAGAAGGTGCCCGGCTTCCGCGTGGCCGCCGAGGCCCACGACGCGGCCGGGGCGCTGCGCCAGTTGGAGCTGCTGCCCCAGGTGGACCTGGTCCTGCTCGACCACTATCTGCCCGACGAGACGGGCCTGGAGGTCGTCCAGGAGATGCGCCGCCGCGGCCACCAGACCGACGTGATCATGGTGACAGCGGCGCGGGACGTCGCCACGGTCCAGGCCGCGATGCGCCAGGGCGCCCTTCAGTGCCTGGTGAAACCGTTCGCCTTCGCCGGCCTGCGCGCCAAGCTGGAGGCGTACGCCGATCTGCGCCGCACGCTGGACGGCGGCGGCGAGGCCGAGCAGGCCGACGTCGACCGCATCTTCGGCGCCCTGTCCGCCTCTTCGGAACCCGGACTGCCCAAGGGCCACTCCCCCACCACCGCCGAACTGGTCCGCCAGTCCCTGATGAACGCCGAAGGTCCCCTGTCCGCCCAGGAGATCGCCGAGCGGACGGGAGTGAGCCGCCAGACCGCCCAGCGCTACCTGAAGCTCCTGGAACGCACCGGCCGGGCCCGCCTGACCCTGAGATACGGCGAAGCGGGCCGCCCCGAACACCGCTACACCTGGGCGACCCGCCCCTGA
- a CDS encoding sensor histidine kinase yields MSTPPATRRHLRLGLPRRMFSQVLLMQLAIAAGVAVLATGLFLAPLSDQLDDQAMRRALAIAQTTAAMPGLAEELQDTSPAVDGPVQREAERIREASGAEYVVVMDVHGTRWSHPDPGQVGGHVSTDPSQALAGEDVMEIDDGTLGRSARGKVPLRDGDGTIVGAVSVGIEYDSVRARLLHAIPGLFAYAGAALAVGALAAWLISRRVQRQTRDLAFSDISALLAEREAMLHGIREGVVALDRTGHVRLLNDEARRLLDLGDEALGRSPDEALGAGRTADVLAGRVTGTDLIAVRGQRVLVANRMPTDDGGAVATLRDRTELEQLGRELDSTHGLLDALRAQDHEHANRMHTLLGLLELERYDDAAEFVGEVVGEHRATAEQVAERIEDPLLAALLVGKATVAAERGVALWVSDRTRLPDRLIDPRGLVTVVGNLVDNALDAAAGTPHARVEVELRAEGRTAILRVRDTGPGVPATERELIFTEGWSTKRAPAHGKRGIGLSLVHRLAERQGGSATVGEADGGGAEFTVVLPEALTDPGPGDGPEAAPSATDPAPALAAPSPRTAEEKSR; encoded by the coding sequence ATGAGCACGCCTCCCGCCACCCGCCGCCACCTCCGCCTGGGCCTGCCCCGGCGCATGTTCTCGCAGGTGCTGCTGATGCAGTTGGCGATCGCGGCGGGTGTCGCGGTGCTGGCGACCGGGCTGTTCCTGGCCCCCCTGAGTGATCAGCTCGACGACCAGGCGATGCGCCGCGCGCTCGCCATCGCGCAGACCACGGCGGCCATGCCGGGGCTCGCCGAGGAACTCCAGGACACCTCGCCCGCCGTCGACGGGCCGGTGCAGCGGGAGGCGGAGCGGATCCGCGAGGCCAGCGGCGCCGAGTACGTCGTCGTGATGGACGTCCACGGCACCCGCTGGTCGCACCCCGACCCGGGCCAGGTCGGCGGCCATGTCTCGACGGACCCCAGCCAGGCCCTGGCCGGCGAGGACGTCATGGAGATCGACGACGGCACCCTGGGCCGCTCGGCCCGCGGCAAGGTGCCTCTGCGCGACGGCGACGGCACGATCGTCGGGGCCGTCTCGGTCGGCATCGAGTACGACAGTGTCCGCGCGCGGCTGCTCCACGCGATCCCGGGTCTGTTCGCCTACGCCGGCGCCGCCCTCGCGGTCGGTGCCCTGGCCGCGTGGCTGATCTCCCGCCGGGTCCAGCGGCAGACCCGTGACCTGGCCTTCTCCGACATCTCGGCGCTGCTGGCGGAGCGCGAGGCGATGCTGCACGGCATCCGGGAGGGCGTCGTCGCCCTCGACCGCACCGGCCACGTCCGTCTGCTCAACGACGAGGCCCGGCGCCTGCTGGACCTCGGCGACGAGGCCCTGGGCCGCTCGCCCGACGAGGCGCTCGGCGCGGGCCGCACGGCCGACGTGCTGGCCGGCCGGGTGACCGGCACCGACCTGATCGCCGTACGCGGACAGCGCGTCCTCGTCGCCAACCGCATGCCCACCGACGACGGTGGCGCGGTGGCCACCCTGCGCGACCGCACCGAGCTGGAGCAGCTCGGCCGCGAACTCGACTCCACGCACGGCCTCCTCGACGCCCTGCGCGCCCAGGACCACGAACACGCCAACCGCATGCACACCCTGCTCGGCCTGCTCGAACTGGAGAGGTACGACGACGCCGCGGAGTTCGTGGGGGAGGTGGTCGGCGAGCACCGGGCCACCGCCGAGCAGGTGGCCGAGCGGATCGAGGACCCGCTGCTCGCCGCCCTGCTGGTCGGCAAGGCGACCGTGGCGGCCGAGCGCGGGGTCGCCCTGTGGGTCTCGGACCGCACCCGCCTCCCGGACCGGCTGATCGACCCGCGCGGACTGGTGACGGTCGTCGGCAACCTGGTGGACAACGCGCTCGACGCCGCCGCGGGCACCCCGCACGCGCGCGTGGAGGTCGAACTGCGCGCCGAGGGACGCACGGCGATCCTGCGCGTACGGGACACCGGACCGGGCGTCCCTGCCACCGAACGCGAGCTGATCTTCACCGAGGGCTGGTCCACGAAGCGGGCTCCCGCACACGGGAAGCGCGGCATCGGGCTCTCTCTCGTCCATCGGCTCGCCGAGCGCCAGGGCGGCAGCGCCACCGTGGGCGAGGCGGACGGCGGCGGCGCCGAGTTCACCGTCGTCCTGCCCGAGGCACTGACCGACCCCGGGCCGGGAGACGGCCCCGAGGCCGCTCCCTCCGCCACGGATCCGGCGCCCGCCCTGGCCGCCCCGTCGCCCCGCACCGCCGAGGAGAAGTCACGATGA
- a CDS encoding sucrase ferredoxin: MSTCATVSRDLDEPLSGTAATASTWLLLEQPGPWGAKALVQSHLDPVLGRALEAAAQGTGVRVALIRRPGRHADFGTPPLRQVYAAHTVPGRLWLRSAWTHDPGRLLDLDFAALGRGDHRTFDTALRGGPHTGDPLALVCTNGKRDRCCALLGRPLAAELAASGVEGVWEVTHLGGHRFSPTTLVLPYGYAYGRAEAHTVKEVLHGVQDGRIVLDGCRGSSAWERPGQAAELAVRRAIGEDAAEALTVVGTHGGAPHWEVTVAHTDGRHWRVTVAQTASQPPREESCGASALGAPARMDVVGVRELRTAGVA; the protein is encoded by the coding sequence GTGAGTACGTGCGCGACCGTCTCGCGGGACCTCGACGAGCCCCTGTCCGGAACCGCGGCCACGGCATCGACCTGGCTCCTTCTGGAACAGCCGGGCCCCTGGGGTGCGAAAGCGCTGGTGCAGAGCCACCTGGACCCCGTCCTGGGCCGCGCCCTGGAAGCGGCCGCCCAGGGCACGGGCGTGCGCGTCGCGCTCATCAGACGCCCCGGACGCCACGCGGACTTCGGCACTCCGCCGCTGCGCCAGGTGTACGCCGCGCACACCGTCCCGGGACGGCTCTGGCTGCGCAGCGCCTGGACCCACGACCCGGGCCGACTGCTCGACCTGGACTTCGCCGCCCTCGGCCGGGGCGACCACCGCACCTTCGACACCGCGCTGCGGGGCGGACCCCACACCGGCGACCCGCTGGCCCTCGTCTGCACCAACGGCAAGCGCGACCGCTGCTGCGCGCTCCTCGGCCGTCCCCTCGCCGCCGAACTCGCCGCGTCGGGCGTGGAGGGCGTCTGGGAGGTCACCCATCTGGGCGGCCACCGCTTCTCCCCCACCACGCTCGTGCTGCCGTACGGATACGCGTACGGCCGCGCCGAGGCCCACACCGTCAAGGAAGTCCTGCACGGCGTCCAGGACGGCCGGATCGTCCTCGACGGCTGCCGGGGCAGCTCCGCCTGGGAACGGCCCGGCCAGGCGGCGGAACTGGCCGTCCGCAGGGCGATCGGCGAGGACGCGGCGGAAGCGCTGACGGTCGTCGGCACGCACGGCGGCGCACCGCACTGGGAGGTGACCGTCGCCCACACCGACGGCCGCCACTGGCGGGTCACCGTGGCCCAGACCGCCTCCCAGCCGCCCCGCGAGGAGAGCTGCGGCGCGTCGGCCCTCGGCGCACCGGCCCGGATGGACGTGGTCGGGGTGCGGGAGCTGAGGACGGCGGGGGTGGCGTAG
- a CDS encoding citrate/2-methylcitrate synthase, whose protein sequence is MRDHEGGPGHGERRLSTQEAAEVLGVKPATVYAYVSRGRLSSRRAPGGRGSTLDAREVEALARRGRREGGGDAGSGADLSVRTRLTLIDQDRYYFRGTDATELAVRHSYEEVAEWLWTGRPRPGAVFTAPGPSVEAARRAVEALPGHSGPVDRLRVAAVAASVTDPLRFDLSEEAVLGTARSLIPTLVAALPAKDPKGPPVDDGPLAGRLWARLSGRAPGPAQLRALDTALGLLADHDLAASTLAVRVAASARAHPYAAVSAGLGVIEGTLHGAACGGAHRLLLGVLDAGHATPVIAEELRAGRRIPGLGHPLYTGEDPRARALFTLLADIPEAVPALAAARDIVATTARHTPLHANVDLALAVLTASGGMQPSAGETIFAVARTAGWIAHALEEYGERPLRMRPSGHYVGPKPPRPLAE, encoded by the coding sequence ATGCGCGATCACGAAGGCGGCCCCGGCCACGGGGAACGACGGCTGAGCACCCAGGAGGCCGCCGAGGTGCTCGGGGTGAAGCCCGCGACCGTGTACGCGTACGTCAGCCGTGGCCGGCTCAGCAGCCGGCGGGCGCCCGGTGGGCGGGGCAGCACGCTGGACGCCCGGGAGGTCGAGGCACTCGCGCGCCGCGGGCGGCGGGAGGGGGGCGGCGACGCGGGGAGCGGCGCCGACCTGTCCGTACGCACCCGTCTCACCCTCATCGACCAGGACCGGTACTACTTCCGCGGCACCGACGCGACCGAGCTGGCCGTCCGGCACTCCTACGAGGAGGTCGCCGAGTGGCTCTGGACCGGCCGTCCGCGCCCCGGTGCCGTCTTCACCGCTCCCGGGCCGTCCGTCGAGGCCGCCCGGCGCGCGGTGGAGGCGCTGCCCGGCCACAGCGGCCCCGTCGACCGGCTGAGGGTGGCCGCCGTCGCCGCCTCGGTGACCGACCCGCTGCGGTTCGACCTGTCCGAGGAGGCCGTGCTCGGCACCGCGCGCAGCCTGATCCCCACCCTCGTCGCCGCCCTGCCCGCGAAGGACCCCAAGGGCCCACCGGTCGACGACGGCCCCCTCGCCGGGCGTCTGTGGGCCCGGCTCAGCGGGCGCGCCCCCGGCCCGGCCCAGCTCCGGGCCCTGGACACGGCGCTCGGTCTGCTCGCCGACCACGACCTCGCCGCCTCCACGCTCGCGGTGCGCGTCGCGGCGTCGGCCCGCGCGCACCCCTACGCGGCCGTCTCCGCCGGCCTCGGCGTCATCGAGGGCACCCTGCACGGCGCGGCCTGCGGAGGGGCCCACCGCCTGCTCCTCGGCGTGCTCGACGCCGGCCACGCCACCCCGGTGATCGCCGAGGAACTGCGGGCCGGACGCCGTATCCCGGGGCTGGGCCACCCGCTCTACACCGGCGAGGACCCACGCGCGCGTGCCCTGTTCACCCTCCTGGCCGACATCCCCGAGGCGGTGCCCGCGCTCGCGGCGGCCCGCGACATCGTGGCCACCACCGCCCGCCACACCCCGCTGCACGCCAACGTCGACCTCGCGCTCGCCGTCCTGACCGCCTCCGGCGGCATGCAGCCCTCCGCCGGCGAGACGATCTTCGCCGTCGCCCGAACGGCGGGCTGGATCGCCCACGCTCTGGAGGAGTACGGCGAGCGGCCCCTGCGGATGCGCCCGAGCGGCCACTACGTAGGGCCGAAGCCGCCCCGGCCCCTCGCCGAGTGA
- a CDS encoding DUF6082 family protein encodes MATRKSRARGLVPVTAVGLGLAAGALAALAAQRHMLDALRTRLDQLEASAQDQRHTNLAHQQRLHWELLSKAIDSPELAEVLDIFEAPASPQERRQYLFANALYTNLLFYYRIGNLSREEFHGRMRGLLQNPVVRKYWYATQGQRATLPDDSDEAGLGRMVDELLHQLEEADIDEWWVVGEPPVE; translated from the coding sequence ATGGCCACACGGAAGTCACGGGCACGGGGGCTGGTCCCCGTCACGGCGGTCGGCCTCGGCCTCGCCGCGGGTGCCCTCGCCGCACTGGCCGCGCAGCGGCACATGCTCGACGCGCTGCGCACACGGCTCGACCAGCTCGAGGCGTCGGCCCAGGACCAGCGTCACACGAACCTCGCCCACCAGCAGCGGCTCCACTGGGAACTGCTGAGCAAGGCCATCGACAGCCCCGAGCTGGCGGAGGTGCTGGACATCTTCGAGGCACCGGCCTCACCGCAGGAGCGGCGCCAGTACCTCTTCGCGAACGCCCTCTACACGAATCTGCTGTTCTACTACCGCATCGGCAACCTCAGCCGCGAGGAGTTCCACGGCCGCATGCGGGGGCTGTTGCAGAACCCCGTCGTGCGCAAGTACTGGTACGCGACACAGGGCCAACGGGCCACGCTCCCCGACGACTCGGACGAGGCCGGTCTGGGGCGCATGGTCGACGAACTCCTTCACCAGCTCGAGGAAGCGGACATCGACGAGTGGTGGGTGGTGGGCGAACCGCCCGTCGAGTGA
- a CDS encoding CobW family GTP-binding protein → MSHGPGPRQIPVVVLAGFLGSGKTTLLNHLLHRSGGSRIGAIVNDFGAIEIDAMAVAGALGDSTVSLGNGCLCCAVDASELDVYLERLARPETGVDVIVIEASGLAEPQELVRMLLASEHPGIVYGGLVEVVDAAEFDATRAKHPEIDRHLALADLVVVNKLDRVADAADAADDSDAARVLGVVRTLADRAAVVPATYGRIDPEFLFDCRPSEERIGQLSFDDLHRPDSTHDGAHDGHLHAAYDSASFVSAVPLDPRRLMRFLDSRPEGLYRIKGYVDFGAHDTGNRYAVHAVGRFLRFYPEPWNGAAGEGRLTQLVLIGAGIDAPALVRELDACVSDAPHTADEHGMWGVLRFVQEQEQEQEQEQEQEQEHFVQEQDQEPVA, encoded by the coding sequence GTGTCGCACGGTCCCGGTCCGCGGCAGATCCCGGTCGTCGTTCTCGCCGGATTCCTCGGCTCCGGCAAGACGACCCTGCTCAACCATCTCCTGCACCGCAGCGGCGGCAGCAGGATCGGTGCGATCGTCAACGACTTCGGGGCCATCGAGATCGACGCCATGGCCGTGGCCGGCGCGCTCGGCGACTCCACCGTCTCCCTCGGCAACGGCTGCCTGTGCTGCGCCGTCGACGCGAGCGAACTCGACGTCTACCTGGAGCGGCTCGCCCGCCCCGAGACCGGCGTCGACGTGATCGTCATCGAGGCCAGCGGTCTCGCCGAACCCCAGGAACTCGTACGGATGCTGCTCGCCAGCGAGCACCCGGGGATCGTCTACGGCGGGCTCGTCGAGGTCGTCGACGCCGCCGAGTTCGACGCGACCCGGGCGAAGCACCCCGAGATCGACCGGCATCTCGCGCTCGCCGACCTCGTCGTCGTGAACAAGCTCGACCGGGTCGCCGACGCCGCCGACGCCGCCGACGACTCCGACGCCGCGCGGGTCCTCGGGGTCGTCCGGACGCTCGCCGACCGGGCCGCCGTCGTACCGGCCACCTACGGCCGGATCGACCCGGAGTTCCTCTTCGACTGCCGGCCGAGCGAGGAGCGCATCGGGCAACTGTCCTTCGACGATCTGCACCGGCCGGACAGTACGCACGACGGCGCACACGACGGTCATCTGCACGCCGCCTACGACAGCGCGTCCTTCGTCTCCGCCGTCCCCCTCGACCCGCGCCGGCTGATGCGGTTCCTCGACAGCAGGCCGGAGGGGCTCTACCGGATCAAGGGGTACGTCGACTTCGGCGCGCACGACACCGGGAACCGGTACGCGGTGCACGCCGTCGGCCGCTTCCTGCGCTTCTATCCCGAGCCCTGGAACGGCGCTGCCGGGGAGGGCCGTCTCACGCAGCTCGTGCTCATCGGCGCCGGCATCGACGCGCCCGCGCTCGTCCGGGAACTGGACGCCTGTGTGAGCGACGCCCCGCACACCGCCGACGAGCACGGTATGTGGGGCGTCCTCCGCTTCGTTCAGGAGCAGGAGCAGGAGCAGGAGCAGGAGCAGGAGCAGGAGCAGGAGCACTTCGTACAGGAGCAGGATCAGGAGCCCGTGGCCTAG